In the genome of Leptospira noumeaensis, one region contains:
- a CDS encoding SET domain-containing protein, producing the protein MKKKKSVKKAKKRKPVVYTESDFIVKPSSVPNIGMGLFTKQTLYKGDTVGYYMGKIITDEQAESNKYVDSKYLLWICKDWWIYGEGRESNYTRYINHSSKPNAELITSVRWKTARFKVLKTIPEGSEIFFDYGKDYWDNVDFKPK; encoded by the coding sequence ATGAAGAAAAAGAAATCCGTAAAGAAGGCCAAAAAAAGGAAGCCGGTAGTGTATACCGAGAGTGACTTTATTGTAAAACCTTCCTCTGTTCCCAATATTGGAATGGGACTATTCACCAAACAAACATTATATAAGGGAGATACCGTTGGTTATTACATGGGTAAAATCATTACCGATGAACAAGCGGAATCGAACAAATACGTAGACTCAAAATACCTACTTTGGATCTGTAAAGACTGGTGGATTTATGGGGAAGGACGCGAGTCGAATTACACCCGTTACATTAACCACTCTTCAAAACCCAATGCAGAACTCATCACATCTGTCAGATGGAAAACAGCTAGGTTTAAAGTATTAAAAACAATCCCAGAAGGATCAGAAATATTTTTTGATTATGGAAAGGACTACTGGGACAATGTGGACTTCAAACCGAAGTAA
- a CDS encoding glycoside hydrolase family 57 protein: MNHFLKGHLVFVLHAHLPFVRHPGYSTPFIEENWLNEAILETYIPLIRVFRNLKKESVPFRITMSFTPTLSLMLTDPYLQNGFRKYIKNLITLAKQETKRNAKDPHLHYLATRYLEHFLDTESIFEETKGDLTKSFLPFVESGELEIMTSPATHAFLPFYDSEPSIFRSQLKNGRRTFRRIWGRDPKGIWLSECGYTQKLEEELDREGFRYFFVDTHGVTHASPRPKFGVYAPVEVGYGVFAFGRDPESSKQVWSSIDGYPGDFRYREYYRDIGHDLPWEEISPYLDSNGVRINTGIKYFRITGKTSDKGYYHPDWAMEAAGNHAEDFLRNRIRQAEELFETNKQQAVIVSPYDAELYGHWWYEGPQFIEFLFKKIHFNQNTIKLSHPLEAARALPRVQSVEMKMSSWGENGYGEVWLNPTNDWIYPLIHGLSIRMHQRAHEFGSNGSELQKRILKQMGRELLLLQSSDWAFIMKTGTMVDYAVRRTNVHTNLFLTLEEMLTGTVDEGILLAAESENNVFPDIRVEDFY; the protein is encoded by the coding sequence ATGAACCATTTTTTAAAAGGGCATTTGGTTTTCGTATTACACGCTCACCTACCATTTGTTAGACACCCTGGCTACTCCACTCCTTTTATCGAAGAAAACTGGTTAAACGAAGCCATTCTAGAAACCTATATCCCTCTCATCCGAGTCTTTCGGAATCTAAAAAAAGAATCCGTTCCCTTTCGGATCACCATGTCTTTCACTCCCACATTATCCCTTATGCTGACAGATCCCTATTTACAAAATGGATTTCGAAAGTACATAAAGAATTTAATCACTCTGGCAAAACAGGAAACCAAACGAAATGCCAAAGACCCGCATCTGCATTACCTCGCCACAAGATACTTAGAACATTTTTTAGATACAGAGTCTATCTTTGAAGAAACGAAGGGAGATTTAACCAAAAGTTTTTTGCCTTTTGTGGAGTCAGGGGAATTGGAAATCATGACAAGTCCTGCGACTCATGCCTTCCTTCCTTTTTATGATTCGGAACCTTCTATCTTTCGTTCTCAATTGAAAAATGGAAGGAGGACCTTCCGGCGCATTTGGGGAAGGGACCCGAAAGGAATTTGGCTTTCGGAATGTGGTTACACTCAAAAACTAGAAGAGGAGTTAGACCGAGAAGGGTTTCGGTACTTTTTTGTGGATACCCATGGGGTTACACATGCGAGTCCCAGACCAAAATTCGGTGTCTATGCCCCGGTCGAAGTAGGGTATGGGGTGTTTGCTTTTGGGAGAGATCCTGAAAGTAGCAAACAAGTCTGGAGTTCCATTGATGGGTATCCCGGAGATTTTCGGTACAGAGAATACTATAGAGACATTGGCCACGACCTTCCTTGGGAAGAAATTTCTCCTTATTTAGATTCCAATGGAGTTAGGATCAATACTGGTATCAAATACTTTCGGATCACTGGCAAAACTTCCGACAAGGGCTATTACCATCCGGACTGGGCGATGGAAGCGGCCGGAAACCATGCGGAAGATTTTTTACGAAACCGCATCCGGCAAGCGGAAGAATTGTTTGAGACTAACAAACAACAAGCGGTAATCGTTTCTCCCTATGATGCGGAATTGTATGGCCACTGGTGGTATGAAGGCCCACAGTTTATCGAATTTCTATTTAAAAAAATCCACTTCAACCAAAACACCATCAAACTTTCCCATCCCTTAGAAGCAGCAAGGGCCCTCCCTCGGGTGCAGTCAGTGGAAATGAAAATGTCCAGTTGGGGAGAAAATGGATATGGAGAGGTTTGGCTAAATCCCACAAACGATTGGATTTATCCGCTCATTCATGGTCTTAGCATCCGAATGCACCAGAGGGCCCATGAATTTGGGTCCAATGGAAGCGAATTACAAAAACGAATTTTGAAACAAATGGGTAGGGAGCTCCTTCTCTTACAAAGTAGCGACTGGGCCTTCATTATGAAAACGGGAACCATGGTGGATTATGCTGTTCGGCGTACCAATGTGCACACCAATCTCTTTCTAACTTTGGAGGAAATGCTCACAGGGACTGTCGATGAGGGAATTCTTTTAGCGGCCGAATCAGAGAACAATGTGTTCCCGGACATTCGGGTGGAAGATTTCTATTAG
- the nusB gene encoding transcription antitermination factor NusB, protein MSSRHRGRSLALMCLYQIDLVGTDPNRAMKFDWYDKKITREEKDYAVFLVKGVVENRKAIDTLIKKYSENWELSRISVVNRCILRLSILSLQKEPFLAAPVVINEAVELTKEFETDESAQFINGLLDAFYKKEIVANKPQ, encoded by the coding sequence ATGAGTTCTAGACACCGCGGGCGAAGTCTCGCCTTAATGTGCCTCTACCAAATTGACCTGGTGGGAACCGACCCGAACCGGGCCATGAAATTCGATTGGTATGACAAAAAAATCACTCGTGAAGAAAAGGATTATGCTGTCTTTCTTGTGAAAGGAGTGGTCGAAAATCGAAAAGCGATCGATACTCTAATCAAGAAGTATTCGGAGAATTGGGAACTTTCGCGTATTTCCGTGGTCAACCGTTGTATTTTACGTTTGTCAATTCTTAGTTTGCAAAAGGAACCTTTCCTTGCGGCCCCCGTTGTCATCAATGAAGCGGTCGAACTCACAAAAGAATTTGAAACTGACGAATCGGCACAGTTCATCAACGGATTACTTGATGCCTTCTACAAGAAGGAGATCGTAGCGAACAAACCCCAGTAA
- the hpf gene encoding ribosome hibernation-promoting factor, HPF/YfiA family, with translation MKINYTWKHLDRSEAAEKYADEKLERVSKYVQKIVSCEVSFEAIHGEIHSNMKLHADGNNFNAHNQDKDVYVCIDGLEDKILSQTSKHHDKKSQH, from the coding sequence ATGAAAATCAATTATACCTGGAAACATTTAGACCGCTCCGAAGCGGCTGAAAAATACGCGGACGAAAAATTAGAACGAGTATCAAAATACGTTCAAAAAATCGTATCCTGTGAAGTATCATTTGAAGCCATTCATGGAGAAATCCACTCTAACATGAAGTTACATGCTGATGGTAACAATTTCAACGCTCACAACCAAGACAAAGATGTATATGTTTGTATCGATGGATTAGAAGATAAAATTCTATCCCAAACAAGCAAACACCACGATAAAAAAAGCCAACACTAA
- a CDS encoding tetratricopeptide repeat protein, which translates to MDPIQKNRFRIEEQSSQPSYYQEDPYLRNLGREKETTYESETTARRPVLSFLFWSFLVALVLGFLTAGYWWYLQKKQNPEEIAKALKNLPTDKKALNLLVDKPYLPDDSVNPKLAACLNAYHNRYVNRVGNVCEEFLNSPGSDEDKSIALTVLGVMYDEAGRYINAIERLEKAIQYDSKNYFAYYNLSLAFKHAGKFEEARRAAARAKEIAPNDYRVSLLQGNLFQEIGDPASAIEAYKEGQSLAPTDVTLTYNLAISYLKQGNIAEAISEFQKVIQTAPNSQTAVLSYGHLGTIFYQREDYDRAEFYFREVIRLKTNDAKSYYNLGLVYLKKKVPEEAAKYFQKALDSNANEPEVYRYIADAFLSMGQTNMAITALKKALLLKPSDVDSLFALSELYYKKGELVEAESLFRRIIRLTPGDTYSETAYVNLGIILDEMERYSESITAFEGALSLNPKNQSAYYNLGLTYLHAGKPTMAIESLRKSQALDPNHTQSRLAIADYYLENRFYSEAIAEYEEAIAWKPELYEARLKLADVYIQTKNYPAAEKVLVYVLENSKDPKEIKLAHRKLALSYANSGNSGLSKKAKEEAFRATHIDPEDMESRLVLSKILIDSGSLVDREKAIEELTVITRSDVTPSVSSKAHNYLGVCYFKNGEFKRALSSFQTAIDLNPSLTEAYENKRAARAQYEKSLESKKRTYF; encoded by the coding sequence ATGGATCCCATCCAAAAAAACCGGTTTCGTATTGAGGAACAATCCTCTCAGCCAAGTTATTACCAGGAAGATCCATACTTACGGAACCTGGGCCGAGAAAAAGAAACCACATACGAATCGGAAACAACGGCGCGCCGTCCTGTTTTATCCTTTTTATTTTGGTCTTTCCTAGTTGCCCTTGTTCTTGGATTTTTAACTGCCGGGTATTGGTGGTATTTACAAAAAAAACAAAACCCGGAAGAGATCGCAAAAGCATTAAAAAATCTCCCGACAGACAAAAAGGCGCTGAACCTACTTGTTGATAAACCGTATCTTCCTGATGATTCCGTAAATCCGAAACTCGCAGCCTGTTTGAATGCATATCACAACCGTTATGTGAACCGAGTCGGAAATGTTTGTGAAGAATTTTTAAATTCACCAGGATCAGACGAAGACAAATCCATTGCTCTCACTGTTCTTGGTGTGATGTATGATGAAGCCGGTCGTTATATCAATGCCATTGAACGATTGGAAAAAGCCATCCAATACGATTCCAAAAACTATTTTGCTTATTATAATTTATCTCTCGCATTCAAACATGCGGGAAAATTTGAAGAAGCTAGACGGGCTGCAGCAAGGGCCAAAGAAATTGCTCCAAATGATTACCGAGTTTCTTTATTACAAGGGAATTTATTCCAAGAGATTGGAGATCCTGCTAGTGCCATCGAAGCTTACAAAGAAGGGCAGTCTCTTGCCCCCACAGATGTCACTCTGACTTATAACCTTGCCATTAGTTATTTAAAACAAGGAAATATCGCAGAAGCAATTTCCGAATTCCAAAAGGTAATTCAAACGGCTCCGAATTCCCAAACCGCTGTTTTGTCTTATGGCCATCTTGGAACTATCTTTTACCAAAGAGAAGATTATGACAGGGCCGAGTTCTATTTTCGAGAAGTGATTCGTTTGAAAACAAACGATGCCAAGTCATACTATAATCTAGGTTTGGTGTATTTAAAGAAGAAAGTTCCAGAAGAAGCGGCCAAATACTTCCAGAAAGCCCTCGATTCCAATGCGAATGAACCAGAGGTGTATCGTTACATTGCAGACGCCTTTCTTTCTATGGGCCAAACCAATATGGCCATCACTGCCTTAAAAAAAGCTTTGTTACTGAAACCCAGTGACGTGGATTCCCTTTTTGCTTTATCAGAACTTTATTATAAAAAAGGGGAACTGGTAGAAGCAGAGAGTTTGTTTCGCCGGATCATTCGCCTCACTCCGGGAGATACGTATTCGGAAACTGCTTATGTAAACCTCGGAATCATTTTGGATGAGATGGAACGGTATTCGGAAAGTATTACTGCTTTCGAAGGGGCTCTGTCCTTAAATCCGAAAAACCAATCAGCCTATTACAACTTGGGACTAACCTATTTGCATGCGGGAAAACCTACGATGGCCATTGAGTCCCTTCGTAAATCGCAGGCCCTGGATCCGAACCATACACAGTCACGACTTGCCATTGCTGATTATTATTTAGAAAACCGTTTTTATTCAGAAGCCATCGCCGAATACGAAGAAGCCATTGCTTGGAAACCGGAACTTTATGAAGCAAGATTAAAACTGGCAGATGTGTACATCCAAACCAAAAACTATCCAGCCGCAGAAAAGGTGTTAGTTTATGTTTTGGAAAATTCTAAAGATCCAAAAGAAATCAAACTCGCACATCGAAAACTAGCACTTAGTTATGCAAATAGTGGGAACTCTGGGTTATCAAAAAAAGCCAAAGAGGAAGCATTTCGTGCCACTCATATTGATCCAGAAGATATGGAATCAAGGCTTGTCCTTTCCAAAATTCTCATTGATTCAGGTTCTCTTGTGGACCGGGAAAAAGCGATTGAGGAACTAACTGTCATCACTCGTTCTGATGTCACACCCTCTGTTTCTTCCAAGGCCCATAATTATTTGGGAGTGTGTTATTTTAAAAATGGGGAATTTAAACGGGCACTTTCCAGCTTTCAAACAGCGATTGATCTCAACCCAAGCCTAACGGAAGCCTATGAAAACAAAAGGGCGGCAAGGGCTCAGTATGAAAAATCTCTCGAATCCAAAAAGAGAACGTATTTTTGA
- the ribH gene encoding 6,7-dimethyl-8-ribityllumazine synthase, translated as MTATLEGTRIGNGQKHCVIVSKFNEFITESLLKGAKDAYRQHGIVESDVTVIYVPGAFELPQTVKRVLLSKKYQFSAIVCLGAVIRGATSHYDLVSGEAAKVGSVADGSVPVIFGVITTESIEQAIERAGTKAGNKGYEAATTAIEMANLFKEIG; from the coding sequence ATGACAGCTACACTGGAAGGCACACGCATCGGAAACGGACAAAAACATTGTGTCATCGTTTCTAAGTTCAACGAATTCATCACTGAGTCTCTACTCAAAGGGGCAAAAGATGCTTATAGACAACATGGGATTGTGGAGAGTGATGTCACAGTCATTTATGTTCCGGGTGCCTTCGAACTCCCTCAAACCGTAAAACGTGTTTTATTATCTAAAAAATACCAATTCTCTGCCATCGTTTGTTTGGGTGCAGTCATCCGTGGGGCGACTTCTCATTATGATTTGGTTTCTGGGGAAGCCGCTAAAGTAGGGTCAGTGGCGGATGGATCTGTTCCTGTGATTTTTGGGGTCATCACCACAGAATCCATCGAACAAGCCATTGAAAGGGCAGGAACCAAAGCAGGAAACAAAGGATACGAGGCAGCCACCACAGCCATTGAAATGGCAAATCTTTTCAAAGAGATCGGATGA